A genomic segment from Necator americanus strain Aroian chromosome III, whole genome shotgun sequence encodes:
- a CDS encoding hypothetical protein (NECATOR_CHRIII.G11747.T2) has translation MEKNICYRQRRRKEVVYDDCVLEDSLSQGDWYIEEDPNVDYEMLLRGLRACAERASKPRTTNLDRISKITKELKALQEDLLKYRQKKILEAAQRRTSLKKCRRDLREYNIPLATLLSEDGTRTSSRREMEYITERFYSNLFRSSTPVSSPIIPTGEAPPRTSEVRVAIKSMKPGTAPGPDFISADFLRAGGHPLHKERIPDQWKTSRTVLIHKKGDREDLRNYRPICLLSVLYKVFTKIILTRISRTLDEVQPQEQAGFRQGFSCLDHIQTVSRVIEVCREYRLPLVLTFVDYEKAFDSVETNAILSALVDQGVDASYVRTLANCYDRCTARIQLFHRPLTIPIGKRARQGDTISPKLFTAALQWIMKSLSWEERGIRVDGRFLSNLCFADDIVLFSSSTNEAETMLNELNEAGKRIGLRINRKKTQFMKNAHCEDGGVQLEGSQIVETPSYVYLGRSMNMENDLKEELNRRMRAAWAAFAAVREATDQLADQDLRAHLFDSTVLLALCYAAET, from the exons atggaaaagaacatctgctatcggcaacgaaggagaaaagaagtcgtctacgacgattgcgtactcgaggactccctgtcccaGGGTGACTGgtacatcgaggaggacccaaacgtggactacgagatgctgctcagaggattacgagcctgtgctgagcgtgcctcgaagccgcgcacgacaaacttggatcgaatttcaaagatcaccaaggaatt aaaagcgttgcaggaggatcttttgaagtacaggcagaagaagattctagaagcagcacaaagaagaacgagtctaaagaagtgccgcagggatctccgcgaatataatattccgctagcaaccttgctgagcgaagacgggactcgcacgtcttctcgtcgtgagatggaatacattacggagaggttctactcgaaccttttccgttcatcaactcctgtgtcaagcccaatcatccccactggcgaagctccaccacggacttcggaagtacgagtcgctatcaaaagcatgaaacctggcacagcccccggacctgattttatatcagcagactttcttcgggctggtggccatccgcttcat aaagaaaggatcccagaccagtggaagacctcgcgaaccgttcttatccataagaaaggtgaccgagaggaccttcggaactaccgtccgatatgcttgctgagcgtgttatacaaagtattcaccaagatcatcctcacacgcatatctaggacgctggatgaagtccagcctcaagaacaagctggattccgccaagggttcagctgcttggaccacatccagaccgtgtcgagggtcatagaggtttgccgggaataccgcctgccccttgttctaaccttcgtcgactatgagaaagcctttgacagcgtagaaacgaatgcaatattGTCAGccctggtcgatcaaggtgtggacgcgtcgtatgtgaggacattagccaattgctacgatcgatgcacggctaggatacagcttttccaccgccctctcaccatacccattggaaagagggcacgacaaggcgatactatatcgccgaagctgttcacggctgcattgcaatggataatgaaatcactatcctgggaagaaaggggcatacgtgttgatggaagatttctctcgaacctttgTTTCGCggatgacatcgttctcttttcgagcagcaccaatgaagcagaaacgatgctcaacgaattgaacgaagcagggaagagaataggattacgaataaacagaaagaagacacagttcatgaagaacgcgcactgcgaggacggaggagtacaacttgaaggctcccaaatcgtggaaactccgtcatacgtatacctcggacgttctatgaacatggaaaacgacttgaaggaagaactgaatagaagaatgagagcagcatgggcagcattcgcagccgtcagggaagctacggaccaactagcggaccaagatcttcgtgcccatctgttcgactcgacagttcttctaGCGCtttgttacgcagcggagacgtga
- a CDS encoding hypothetical protein (NECATOR_CHRIII.G11747.T1), protein MEKNICYRQRRRKEVVYDDCVLEDSLSQGDWYIEEDPNVDYEMLLRGLRACAERASKPRTTNLDRISKITKELKALQEDLLKYRQKKILEAAQRRTSLKKCRRDLREYNIPLATLLSEDGTRTSSRREMEYITERFYSNLFRSSTPVSSPIIPTGEAPPRTSEKERIPDQWKTSRTVLIHKKGDREDLRNYRPICLLSVLYKVFTKIILTRISRTLDEVQPQEQAGFRQGFSCLDHIQTVSRVIEVCREYRLPLVLTFVDYEKAFDSVETNAILSALVDQGVDASYVRTLANCYDRCTARIQLFHRPLTIPIGKRARQGDTISPKLFTAALQWIMKSLSWEERGIRVDGRFLSNLCFADDIVLFSSSTNEAETMLNELNEAGKRIGLRINRKKTQFMKNAHCEDGGVQLEGSQIVETPSYVYLGRSMNMENDLKEELNRRMRAAWAAFAAVREATDQLADQDLRAHLFDSTVLLALCYAAET, encoded by the exons atggaaaagaacatctgctatcggcaacgaaggagaaaagaagtcgtctacgacgattgcgtactcgaggactccctgtcccaGGGTGACTGgtacatcgaggaggacccaaacgtggactacgagatgctgctcagaggattacgagcctgtgctgagcgtgcctcgaagccgcgcacgacaaacttggatcgaatttcaaagatcaccaaggaatt aaaagcgttgcaggaggatcttttgaagtacaggcagaagaagattctagaagcagcacaaagaagaacgagtctaaagaagtgccgcagggatctccgcgaatataatattccgctagcaaccttgctgagcgaagacgggactcgcacgtcttctcgtcgtgagatggaatacattacggagaggttctactcgaaccttttccgttcatcaactcctgtgtcaagcccaatcatccccactggcgaagctccaccacggacttcggaa aaagaaaggatcccagaccagtggaagacctcgcgaaccgttcttatccataagaaaggtgaccgagaggaccttcggaactaccgtccgatatgcttgctgagcgtgttatacaaagtattcaccaagatcatcctcacacgcatatctaggacgctggatgaagtccagcctcaagaacaagctggattccgccaagggttcagctgcttggaccacatccagaccgtgtcgagggtcatagaggtttgccgggaataccgcctgccccttgttctaaccttcgtcgactatgagaaagcctttgacagcgtagaaacgaatgcaatattGTCAGccctggtcgatcaaggtgtggacgcgtcgtatgtgaggacattagccaattgctacgatcgatgcacggctaggatacagcttttccaccgccctctcaccatacccattggaaagagggcacgacaaggcgatactatatcgccgaagctgttcacggctgcattgcaatggataatgaaatcactatcctgggaagaaaggggcatacgtgttgatggaagatttctctcgaacctttgTTTCGCggatgacatcgttctcttttcgagcagcaccaatgaagcagaaacgatgctcaacgaattgaacgaagcagggaagagaataggattacgaataaacagaaagaagacacagttcatgaagaacgcgcactgcgaggacggaggagtacaacttgaaggctcccaaatcgtggaaactccgtcatacgtatacctcggacgttctatgaacatggaaaacgacttgaaggaagaactgaatagaagaatgagagcagcatgggcagcattcgcagccgtcagggaagctacggaccaactagcggaccaagatcttcgtgcccatctgttcgactcgacagttcttctaGCGCtttgttacgcagcggagacgtga
- a CDS encoding hypothetical protein (NECATOR_CHRIII.G11748.T1) → MLSHFRVLFSFLSCIQLGFPVSTSCTGIAYVGVKFTLHQRLRNLHQGALCGGALRTRFCLRGAILHNGLPPHSGVEVTLGVELRCTAEVGRRPVVKAKLAVAWLLSLGKSLFATPAYSLPQYPAHWALPSQMSDGMATGERRSNLRLLRTSLILDQGDTRTTRHGDCLKMCTYNARTVSTDADLHALLGAAERIKFHVIALQETKCRRSDVRQMNGGTLVIRGEKVPSRNVGGVGFVVHPSVVHLVDSHEILSPRLAILRLRPLRQKSISIINCYSPTSAADDSELDTFYEELEEVVHNEKSFYKFVVGDFNAKLGNATGEEYRIGRFGLGDRNENGNRLAGLLSAARLFHGNSLFMKKRSSSADKGIAQWRDSCGDRPHTHQPEVVST, encoded by the exons ATGTTGTCTCATTTtcgtgttttattttcttttttgtcatgCATCCAATTGG GTTTTCCTGTTTCGACTTCATGTACTGGTATTGCTTATGTTGGTGTAAAGTTCACTTTACACCAACGTCTCCGCAATCTCCATCAAGGCGCGCTTTGTGGTGGTGCTCTACGAACACGTTTCTGTTTGAGAG GAGCcatcctccacaacggtttaccgcctcatagtggcgtggaggtgacactgggcgtcgaactgcgatgcacagcggag gttgggcgacgacctgtggtgaaagctaagctcgccgtggcatggctgcttagtttggggaaaagtctctttgccactccagcatattcactgcctcagtaccctgcacactgggccctgccgtctcagatgtcggacggtatggcgaccggtgagaggcgatcaaatctcaggttgctcaggacgtcattgattctggaccaaggcgacacacgcacgactcgccatggagactgtctcaaaatgtgtacttacaacgcgagaacagtttccacagacgccgacctgcatgcccttctcggagctgcagagcgtatcaaatttcacgtgattgctctgcaggagaccaagtgcagaaggagcgacgtacgacagatgaatggcggtacactcgtcattcgtggagagaaggttccgtcgcgaaatgtaggcggtgttggtttcgttgtgcacccatctgtcgtccatctcgtcgattctcacgagatcctgtcacctcgtctggccattcttcgcctccgccctctgcgccaaaaatccatcagtatcatcaactgctattcaccaacatcagcagctgatgattccgaattggacacgttttacgaggagctggaggaagtagtccacaacgagaagtccttttacaaattcgttgtcggagacttcaacgcaaaactaggaaacgCCACAggagaggaatacaggattggaagatttggactaggggaccggaatgaaaatggcaatcgtctcgccgggctgttgtccgccgctcgcctctttcatgggaactctcttttcatgaaaaaaagatcatcgtcggcgGACaagggaatcgcccaatggcgcgactcgtgcggagatcgaccacatactcaccaaccggaggtggtgtctacttga
- a CDS encoding hypothetical protein (NECATOR_CHRIII.G11748.T2) has protein sequence MSDGMATGERRSNLRLLRTSLILDQGDTRTTRHGDCLKMCTYNARTVSTDADLHALLGAAERIKFHVIALQETKCRRSDVRQMNGGTLVIRGEKVPSRNVGGVGFVVHPSVVHLVDSHEILSPRLAILRLRPLRQKSISIINCYSPTSAADDSELDTFYEELEEVVHNEKSFYKFVVGDFNAKLGNATGEEYRIGRFGLGDRNENGNRLAGLLSAARLFHGNSLFMKKRSSSADKGIAQWRDSCGDRPHTHQPEVVST, from the coding sequence atgtcggacggtatggcgaccggtgagaggcgatcaaatctcaggttgctcaggacgtcattgattctggaccaaggcgacacacgcacgactcgccatggagactgtctcaaaatgtgtacttacaacgcgagaacagtttccacagacgccgacctgcatgcccttctcggagctgcagagcgtatcaaatttcacgtgattgctctgcaggagaccaagtgcagaaggagcgacgtacgacagatgaatggcggtacactcgtcattcgtggagagaaggttccgtcgcgaaatgtaggcggtgttggtttcgttgtgcacccatctgtcgtccatctcgtcgattctcacgagatcctgtcacctcgtctggccattcttcgcctccgccctctgcgccaaaaatccatcagtatcatcaactgctattcaccaacatcagcagctgatgattccgaattggacacgttttacgaggagctggaggaagtagtccacaacgagaagtccttttacaaattcgttgtcggagacttcaacgcaaaactaggaaacgCCACAggagaggaatacaggattggaagatttggactaggggaccggaatgaaaatggcaatcgtctcgccgggctgttgtccgccgctcgcctctttcatgggaactctcttttcatgaaaaaaagatcatcgtcggcgGACaagggaatcgcccaatggcgcgactcgtgcggagatcgaccacatactcaccaaccggaggtggtgtctacttga